From Gimesia panareensis, the proteins below share one genomic window:
- a CDS encoding tetratricopeptide repeat protein, with product MPSPQELLATAVKQHQAGNLPLAEELYRKVLQHDPGQVDALHLLGVVYLHLKQFEKAIDFITRAICRNDGIGSFFSNRGAACKALGRFDDAIQNYERAIELEPNNAAFVYNLAITLAVSGKQEKAVRFYRRALELKPLYLDALINLGNLLMETDQIDEAITVCRQVVEQAPQRHIAHFNLANTLAKADDPVATEAEYQAALELAPQHLDTLKNYAVFLSVQKQYERAIAVLRKAAVLQPNSWEILNNLGIIYVEQEDFETGLACFRDALQLAPENMEILFHIGKALEESKQIQDAMITYREVLDKHPNHPGAAFHLGSLVASIGDLDYAYDIFQSLYQSDPTNTASLFGMGSVRMRQNKIGSAVGYFESLVALEPEHLPSRLNLLELYSRQLRNRELEKHVTEGLEHHPENAVLWNYQGHVQNQNRQVKKALKSFLKAVKYDDTYVPSYCNLATVYQTMGMFQEAQQALEKAYELNQLPEYRLALASLLPPIPVSLEAIQEVRDAFEEKIEALHADHVQIDASIKLTPGTFYLAYQGFNDRPIIERMAGLYQIKNNLSWNPEEPTVQRDSRIRIGFISSLFYNHTIGSLMKGIIQNFDREKYHVITITPTKYTDAVAKEIRNHSDEYVFLGVDLRQANEVLKSLELDILFYADIGMDPFIFSLATTRHAPVQCVTWGHPITTGLKTIDYFISSDLIEPENADDHYTEQLVRLKGLPSYYYRPTLPAEIKPRAAFGLSDDDHVYACPQTLFKIHPEFDQVLAGVLRKDPQARIVMIRDQTSRWKDLLVERFQKSFPDVVDRIHFLRGMSTPDFLNLIYISDVMLDPLHFGGGNTSYQSMAIGTPVVTLPAKYMRGRGMLAIYRQMGLEDCIVSSIEEYIELACRIGSDEAFRDQLRLKILAKSHLIFEDISTVREMETFFQTALQNTIPDRTHSPTQTCSDTEKDLGMDAASHLSESADQSKILNSAMRNYTCPACGYHIAVQFFDGGLLPLTTLAWPQSTEDAQAMERLPHDFMRCVDCGHISNAAFDYAKVPYSDKPNLMFNKGAIWSEHLQKVCDLISSSLPENPTVVEIGCGEGHLIRSLAKKIPAGKFIGFDPNAEIETEGGLIEARNMLFEPGHHLAELQPDLIISRHVFEHLMNPLGFAQEVAFAANVAECATRLFIEVPCIDGVLAAGRTVDFFYEHNSHFTSQSLERLLTRCATHVDLIETSYNGEVIYGMASFEPQKHQVELARQAVAFQERARQSATQLAVQFDELADSGRQTAIWGGTGKAAAFINQHQLDKQRFPTVIDSDMNKVGTFVPGTGQEIYFRDRLLEHPVEVILIATQWRAADIVLEIQRNQIPYKNILIEYQGQLIDYFHDSHPYRREETRSESQIPRPQFLTQKERNLDSIDADLNQ from the coding sequence ATGCCTTCACCTCAGGAATTACTGGCCACTGCCGTTAAGCAGCACCAGGCGGGGAACCTGCCTTTAGCCGAGGAACTCTACCGCAAAGTGCTGCAGCATGATCCAGGACAGGTTGATGCCCTGCACCTGCTGGGGGTTGTCTATCTGCATCTGAAACAGTTTGAAAAAGCCATCGATTTCATCACCCGCGCGATCTGTCGGAACGACGGCATCGGCTCCTTCTTTTCCAACCGTGGCGCCGCCTGCAAGGCACTGGGGCGTTTCGATGATGCTATCCAGAATTACGAACGCGCCATCGAGCTGGAACCGAACAATGCCGCGTTTGTCTACAATCTGGCGATCACACTGGCCGTCTCCGGGAAACAGGAAAAAGCAGTCCGGTTCTACCGGCGGGCGCTGGAACTCAAGCCGCTCTATCTGGATGCACTGATCAATCTGGGCAATCTGCTTATGGAAACCGATCAGATCGATGAAGCCATCACGGTCTGTCGGCAAGTGGTAGAGCAGGCTCCTCAACGACACATCGCCCACTTCAATCTGGCCAACACGCTGGCCAAAGCGGACGATCCTGTCGCTACGGAAGCAGAATATCAGGCAGCTCTCGAGCTGGCACCACAGCATCTGGATACGCTCAAGAACTACGCCGTCTTTCTCTCTGTACAAAAACAGTATGAGCGGGCCATCGCTGTCCTCAGAAAAGCAGCGGTATTGCAGCCGAACTCCTGGGAAATCCTGAATAACCTGGGCATCATTTATGTGGAACAGGAAGACTTCGAGACTGGCCTGGCCTGTTTTCGCGATGCGCTGCAGCTGGCCCCCGAAAATATGGAAATCCTGTTCCACATCGGGAAAGCACTGGAAGAATCAAAACAGATCCAGGATGCCATGATCACTTATCGGGAAGTGCTGGACAAGCACCCCAATCATCCCGGCGCTGCGTTTCATCTGGGTTCACTGGTCGCTTCGATCGGCGATCTGGATTACGCGTATGATATTTTCCAGAGCCTCTATCAGAGCGATCCGACCAATACGGCTTCTCTGTTCGGCATGGGTTCAGTCCGCATGCGACAGAATAAAATCGGTTCCGCGGTAGGCTATTTTGAATCGCTGGTTGCCCTGGAACCGGAACACCTTCCGTCACGCCTGAACCTGCTCGAGCTGTATTCCCGACAGTTGCGGAATCGAGAACTGGAGAAGCATGTTACAGAAGGACTGGAGCATCACCCGGAAAATGCTGTGCTCTGGAATTACCAGGGGCACGTCCAGAACCAGAACCGGCAGGTGAAAAAAGCACTCAAGAGCTTCCTCAAAGCCGTCAAGTACGACGATACTTATGTGCCCTCCTACTGCAACCTGGCCACCGTTTACCAGACCATGGGTATGTTCCAGGAAGCACAACAGGCACTGGAAAAAGCATACGAACTGAATCAGTTACCCGAATACCGTCTCGCCCTGGCCAGCCTGCTGCCTCCCATCCCAGTCTCTCTGGAAGCCATCCAGGAAGTCCGCGATGCCTTCGAAGAGAAAATCGAAGCGCTGCATGCAGATCACGTGCAGATCGATGCTTCGATCAAACTCACGCCGGGAACTTTCTATCTCGCGTATCAGGGATTCAACGATCGCCCGATTATCGAACGGATGGCGGGGCTGTATCAGATCAAAAACAACCTCAGCTGGAACCCCGAAGAACCGACCGTCCAGCGCGACAGCCGCATCCGGATTGGATTCATATCGAGCCTGTTCTACAACCACACTATCGGCTCTTTAATGAAGGGCATCATCCAGAATTTTGATCGGGAAAAATATCATGTGATCACGATCACTCCCACAAAATATACGGACGCGGTCGCCAAAGAGATCCGTAATCATTCCGATGAGTATGTCTTTCTCGGTGTGGACCTGAGGCAGGCTAACGAGGTTCTTAAAAGTCTGGAACTGGACATCTTGTTCTATGCCGATATCGGGATGGACCCCTTCATTTTCTCGCTGGCAACGACCCGCCACGCACCGGTTCAGTGCGTTACCTGGGGGCATCCGATCACGACGGGCCTGAAAACGATCGACTATTTCATTTCCAGTGATCTCATCGAACCGGAAAACGCGGACGACCATTACACCGAACAGCTGGTCCGGCTCAAAGGTCTGCCATCCTACTATTACCGACCGACACTGCCAGCAGAAATCAAACCCCGGGCCGCCTTCGGCCTGTCAGATGACGATCACGTTTATGCCTGCCCGCAGACACTGTTTAAGATTCATCCGGAATTCGATCAGGTACTCGCCGGCGTCCTGAGGAAAGATCCCCAGGCACGCATCGTGATGATTCGCGACCAGACCTCCAGGTGGAAAGACCTGCTCGTTGAACGGTTCCAGAAATCCTTCCCCGATGTCGTGGATCGGATCCACTTCCTGAGAGGGATGTCCACTCCGGATTTCTTGAATCTGATCTACATTTCCGATGTGATGCTCGATCCTCTGCACTTCGGGGGCGGCAATACTTCCTACCAGTCAATGGCGATCGGCACACCCGTGGTCACACTGCCGGCAAAGTACATGCGCGGCCGCGGCATGCTGGCGATCTACAGGCAGATGGGACTGGAAGACTGCATTGTCTCTTCCATCGAAGAATACATCGAGCTGGCCTGCCGCATTGGGTCGGACGAAGCCTTTCGCGATCAGCTCCGCCTCAAAATACTCGCCAAAAGTCATCTCATCTTTGAAGACATCTCTACGGTGCGTGAAATGGAGACCTTTTTCCAAACCGCACTGCAAAACACGATTCCAGATCGTACTCACTCACCAACTCAGACCTGTTCGGATACTGAAAAGGACCTCGGCATGGATGCTGCATCTCATCTGTCAGAATCGGCAGATCAGTCAAAAATTCTCAATTCGGCCATGCGGAACTATACCTGCCCGGCCTGCGGATATCACATCGCTGTCCAGTTTTTTGATGGCGGGCTCCTGCCTTTGACAACACTGGCCTGGCCTCAAAGTACGGAAGATGCCCAGGCCATGGAACGGCTGCCCCATGATTTCATGCGGTGCGTTGACTGCGGGCACATCTCTAATGCGGCCTTCGATTATGCCAAGGTGCCCTACTCTGATAAACCCAACCTGATGTTCAATAAAGGGGCGATCTGGTCCGAACACCTGCAGAAAGTCTGCGACCTGATCTCCTCCAGCCTGCCGGAGAATCCAACGGTCGTGGAAATCGGCTGCGGTGAAGGACACCTGATCCGTTCGCTGGCAAAGAAAATACCTGCCGGGAAATTCATCGGCTTCGATCCCAATGCAGAAATTGAAACCGAGGGAGGCCTGATCGAAGCCCGTAATATGCTGTTTGAACCAGGTCACCATCTGGCAGAACTGCAGCCTGACCTGATTATCAGTCGGCACGTCTTTGAACATCTGATGAACCCGCTGGGCTTCGCCCAGGAAGTCGCTTTCGCTGCCAATGTTGCGGAATGTGCCACCCGCCTGTTTATCGAAGTTCCCTGTATCGACGGCGTGCTGGCAGCCGGCCGGACGGTCGATTTCTTCTACGAACATAATTCGCACTTCACCTCTCAGTCGCTGGAGCGCCTGTTGACCCGCTGTGCCACCCACGTGGATCTGATTGAAACCAGCTACAATGGCGAAGTGATTTACGGCATGGCCAGTTTCGAACCGCAGAAGCACCAGGTGGAACTGGCACGCCAGGCGGTCGCCTTCCAGGAAAGGGCCCGCCAGTCCGCCACTCAACTCGCAGTGCAGTTTGATGAACTGGCCGATTCCGGCAGACAGACAGCCATCTGGGGCGGTACCGGCAAAGCAGCCGCCTTCATCAACCAGCACCAGCTGGACAAACAGCGGTTTCCCACGGTCATTGATTCAGACATGAATAAGGTCGGCACGTTTGTACCAGGCACCGGACAGGAAATTTACTTCCGCGACCGGCTGCTGGAACATCCCGTCGAAGTCATTCTGATCGCCACCCAGTGGCGGGCCGCCGACATCGTACTGGAAATCCAACGCAATCAGATTCCCTATAAGAACATCCTGATCGAATACCAGGGACAGCTGATCGACTATTTCCACGACAGTCACCCTTATCGTCGCGAGGAAACCAGGAGCGAATCTCAGATTCCGCGTCCTCAGTTTCTGACGCAAAAGGAACGGAACCTCGATTCGATCGATGCAGACCTTAATCAGTAA
- a CDS encoding flagellin N-terminal helical domain-containing protein, translated as MTRINTNVAALRGLRSLNKSTSLLDTSLTRLSTGMKINSGKDNPSGLIASETLRSQVSAIEQSIKNSNRASNVIATADSALGEVTNLLNQVRGLVQEGLNEGALSQDEIEANQLQIDTALSAINRISANTSFAGDKLIDGSKAFRTQASATDSAKLSDYQVNEAVFGSSSSITLDATVVTAATQASLDYSAVDGGLASATTIEVGGKSGSQVLFLGASSSLDNVKDAVNGVSDITGVTATKTNKVASNLSFNNANATNSGLTFTDARTSDSVLGDTGQNIKVQFVDPSANSATANISFSNTNTDITIVVSLGTLANGDISSNAASIKTLLDGNADVNALISTAQEGDGSGVVEAEAAAALSGGTNAYLTFSAGNYGSDEFVDVNVLNGTFNTVDNVTDNNALQRAIGTDIVTRINGQVAQGSGLTANIRSQQLDASFSFTSAANTVNNTASLTITGGGSLFQIGQDVSAAGQIGIGIEAVNTARLGGVSGKLFEIGSGGGKSLLDVGPSVPGSDLVNIIEESINRVSTLRGRLGAVQKNVIETNVSSLGVALENISEARSQIVDTDFAVETANMTKAQILNQAGISVLSIANQNPQQVLSLLR; from the coding sequence ATGACACGAATTAATACTAACGTTGCCGCGCTGAGAGGCTTACGTAGTTTGAATAAGTCAACAAGCCTGTTGGACACCTCACTGACGCGGTTGTCCACTGGTATGAAAATTAACTCTGGTAAAGATAACCCCTCCGGTTTGATTGCCAGCGAAACTCTGCGTTCTCAGGTTTCTGCAATTGAACAATCCATCAAAAACTCAAACCGTGCCAGCAACGTGATTGCGACTGCTGACTCTGCTCTGGGCGAAGTCACCAACCTGTTGAACCAGGTTCGTGGTCTGGTTCAGGAAGGTTTGAACGAAGGTGCTCTGTCACAGGACGAAATCGAAGCGAACCAGCTCCAGATCGATACCGCTTTATCAGCCATCAACCGTATTTCAGCGAATACTTCCTTCGCTGGTGACAAGCTGATCGATGGGAGTAAGGCCTTCCGTACTCAGGCTTCTGCCACCGACTCGGCTAAGCTGTCTGACTACCAGGTGAACGAAGCTGTTTTTGGTTCCAGCAGTTCGATTACTCTGGACGCAACTGTTGTCACCGCTGCAACTCAGGCCAGCCTGGATTACAGTGCTGTTGACGGCGGTCTGGCCAGTGCCACCACAATCGAAGTCGGCGGTAAAAGCGGTAGCCAGGTGCTGTTCCTGGGTGCTTCCAGCTCACTTGATAACGTCAAAGACGCTGTGAACGGCGTGAGTGACATTACTGGTGTGACAGCGACCAAGACCAACAAAGTCGCCAGCAACCTGTCCTTCAATAACGCCAACGCCACCAACTCCGGTCTGACCTTTACCGATGCCCGGACTTCAGACAGCGTGCTCGGCGATACCGGACAGAACATCAAAGTTCAGTTCGTCGACCCGTCGGCCAACAGTGCTACAGCCAACATCTCATTCAGTAATACCAATACTGATATTACGATTGTGGTCAGCCTGGGAACACTGGCGAACGGTGATATTTCATCTAATGCTGCCTCCATCAAGACATTGCTGGATGGTAACGCTGATGTCAACGCCCTGATCTCCACGGCTCAGGAAGGTGACGGTTCCGGTGTGGTCGAAGCAGAAGCCGCTGCTGCTCTGTCTGGTGGTACCAATGCTTACCTGACCTTCAGTGCCGGAAACTATGGCTCAGATGAGTTCGTCGATGTGAACGTGCTCAACGGTACGTTCAACACGGTCGACAATGTCACTGACAATAACGCTCTGCAACGGGCCATTGGAACAGACATCGTAACCCGTATCAACGGCCAGGTGGCCCAGGGTTCCGGTCTGACTGCCAACATCCGTTCTCAGCAGCTCGACGCTTCATTCTCCTTTACTTCGGCTGCCAATACGGTCAATAACACAGCCAGCCTGACAATCACTGGTGGTGGTTCACTGTTCCAGATCGGTCAGGACGTGTCTGCCGCTGGTCAGATTGGTATCGGTATTGAAGCGGTCAACACGGCCCGTCTGGGTGGGGTTTCCGGTAAGCTGTTCGAAATCGGTTCGGGCGGTGGAAAGAGCCTGCTGGACGTCGGTCCTTCAGTCCCCGGTTCAGACCTGGTGAACATCATTGAAGAATCAATTAACCGTGTTTCGACTCTCCGTGGTCGTCTCGGTGCGGTTCAGAAAAACGTGATCGAAACCAACGTCTCTTCACTGGGTGTAGCTCTGGAAAATATTTCTGAGGCCCGCAGTCAGATTGTGGACACCGACTTCGCCGTCGAAACCGCAAACATGACCAAAGCTCAGATTCTGAACCAGGCTGGTATTTCGGTTCTCTCGATTGCCAACCAGAACCCACAGCAGGTATTGAGTCTGCTCAGATAG
- a CDS encoding cysteine desulfurase family protein, translated as MSIPAAQRIFLDNNSTTPPLDEVIDLVAKEYRTHYANPGSTHADGRQSRRVLEDARELLASLVGADPQEVIFTSGGTESINLAIQGFLSGTPGEIALTAGEHPATVNTIRRLAPRGVRQKIIPLAPDGRIDVSALEQFDWQQIQLATMILAHNETGVIQDVAPLAALCEQHRIPLHLDCVQAIGKIPFHFHDSGATAVSLAAHKFHGPRGVGALIVKEGARLLPQITGGHQERGKRAGTEPVALAAGMARALECSVRDQEQRAQQMAALRDRLQQGLSEQCPPVVINGSQEHRLPNTLNVSFPGLDGEALLISLDLAGISCSLGSACASGSRDPAPVLLAMGCPEPVYRSAVRLSLSFLNTEEEIDEAIRRISQIVNQLRN; from the coding sequence ATGTCGATTCCCGCTGCACAACGGATTTTTCTGGATAACAACTCCACGACCCCACCGCTGGACGAAGTCATCGACCTGGTGGCAAAAGAGTACCGCACCCACTACGCCAATCCGGGCAGTACCCACGCCGACGGGCGCCAGTCGCGGCGCGTGCTGGAAGATGCCCGCGAACTGCTGGCCTCGCTAGTGGGAGCGGATCCGCAGGAAGTCATCTTTACCAGCGGCGGTACCGAATCGATCAATCTGGCCATTCAGGGATTCCTCAGCGGGACGCCCGGCGAGATCGCATTAACCGCAGGCGAACACCCGGCGACCGTCAATACGATCCGCAGACTGGCTCCCCGGGGGGTCAGGCAGAAAATCATCCCCCTGGCCCCGGACGGACGGATCGACGTATCGGCGCTGGAACAGTTCGACTGGCAGCAGATTCAACTGGCGACAATGATCCTGGCCCATAATGAGACCGGCGTGATTCAGGACGTCGCCCCACTGGCGGCACTGTGTGAGCAGCACCGCATCCCCCTGCACCTCGATTGTGTGCAGGCCATCGGCAAAATTCCCTTTCATTTTCACGATTCAGGTGCCACCGCAGTCAGTCTGGCGGCACATAAATTTCACGGGCCGCGGGGCGTGGGTGCCTTGATCGTCAAAGAAGGAGCCCGACTGCTGCCTCAGATTACCGGCGGTCACCAGGAACGGGGCAAACGGGCGGGGACCGAACCGGTGGCCCTGGCAGCAGGAATGGCCCGTGCCCTGGAGTGTTCCGTCCGCGATCAAGAGCAGCGGGCACAACAAATGGCGGCACTCCGTGATCGCCTGCAACAGGGTTTGAGCGAGCAATGCCCGCCGGTTGTGATCAATGGCTCGCAGGAACACCGGCTGCCGAACACATTGAACGTCTCTTTTCCCGGACTGGATGGAGAGGCCCTGTTAATCTCACTGGACCTCGCGGGCATTTCCTGCTCACTGGGCAGCGCCTGTGCCAGCGGTTCCCGGGATCCCGCTCCGGTACTGCTGGCGATGGGCTGTCCCGAGCCGGTTTACCGATCCGCTGTCAGACTGAGCCTCTCGTTCCTCAATACGGAAGAGGAAATCGACGAAGCCATCCGCCGCATCAGTCAGATTGTGAACCAGCTCAGGAATTAA
- a CDS encoding AAA family ATPase — translation MTNPDEHLMVEENEDAQKDLEAQAIRGLANAYLLMRDEIGKVIIGQTEVVDEILISLFSRGHCLLVGVPGLAKTLLVSTIAKILHLSFRRIQFTPDLMPSDITGTDVLQDDPETGHRSFQFMQGPLFTNVLLADEINRTPPKTQAALLEAMQERHVTVGSNTYRLPEPFFVLATQNPIEQEGTYPLPEAQLDRFMFNVVVNYPSAAEELMILKQTTGTQKPELEAALTGRQILALQEVVRKVPVAEHVFVYARDLVRATRPGEETAPKFVKEYLSWGAGPRAGQFLILGAKARAILEGRFHVSTEDIKSVAHAVLRHRIVTTFQADSKGLATDDIIDMLIEHVPNKLKVQAQEAAKG, via the coding sequence ATGACCAACCCTGATGAGCATCTGATGGTTGAAGAAAACGAAGACGCACAAAAAGATCTGGAAGCCCAGGCCATCCGTGGTCTGGCAAATGCCTATCTGCTGATGCGCGACGAAATCGGCAAAGTAATCATCGGCCAGACCGAGGTTGTGGATGAAATTCTGATTTCGCTGTTCAGCCGCGGCCATTGTCTGCTTGTCGGCGTGCCAGGGCTTGCCAAAACACTGCTCGTCAGCACGATTGCCAAAATTCTGCATCTCTCTTTCCGTCGCATTCAGTTTACACCCGACCTGATGCCCTCTGATATTACCGGGACCGACGTTTTGCAGGATGATCCGGAAACCGGGCATCGCAGCTTCCAGTTCATGCAGGGCCCACTGTTTACGAACGTTCTGCTGGCGGATGAAATCAACCGGACTCCCCCCAAAACACAAGCGGCTCTGCTGGAAGCGATGCAGGAACGCCACGTTACCGTAGGATCCAATACGTATCGGCTGCCCGAACCTTTCTTTGTACTGGCCACACAGAACCCGATCGAGCAGGAAGGAACTTACCCGCTCCCCGAAGCACAGCTGGACCGCTTCATGTTCAATGTCGTGGTGAATTATCCTTCCGCGGCAGAAGAACTGATGATTCTCAAACAGACCACCGGAACCCAGAAACCGGAACTGGAAGCCGCCCTGACAGGTCGTCAGATTCTGGCTCTGCAGGAAGTTGTACGGAAGGTCCCCGTGGCAGAACACGTATTCGTATATGCCCGCGACCTGGTTCGTGCCACACGACCGGGAGAGGAAACCGCTCCCAAATTCGTCAAAGAATATCTGTCCTGGGGAGCAGGTCCCCGCGCGGGTCAGTTCCTGATTCTGGGCGCCAAGGCGCGAGCCATCCTGGAAGGCCGCTTCCATGTTTCCACCGAAGATATCAAGTCGGTGGCACACGCAGTACTCCGACACCGGATTGTGACCACATTCCAGGCGGACAGTAAGGGGCTGGCGACAGACGATATCATCGATATGCTGATCGAGCATGTCCCCAACAAGCTCAAAGTTCAGGCACAGGAAGCGGCCAAAGGTTAA
- a CDS encoding 3'-5' exonuclease, which produces MSQSQVAYLVFDVEAIADGDLISRVRYPGENLSAGEALAKYQEEQIEATGSNFIPATFMLPISVAVAKLSADYRLQDLTVLDAPEFRPHVITGKFWQGWRHYGQPTFVTFNGRGYDLPVLELAAYRYGITLPEWFNVEARSFDQSRNRYNTTAHIDLMDLFSNFGAARMTGGLNLLANLIGKPGKTGIDGSKVQEMYDTGQVDEINDYCRCDVLDTYFVFLRSRVLTGHLSLDEEQEIVTAAYRYLEREAEKNESKAYQHYLEHWGDWEPPEE; this is translated from the coding sequence GTGTCCCAGTCTCAAGTAGCTTATCTGGTGTTTGATGTCGAAGCGATCGCGGATGGGGACCTGATTTCCCGTGTGCGGTACCCGGGGGAGAACTTATCAGCCGGGGAGGCACTGGCGAAGTATCAGGAGGAGCAGATCGAAGCGACGGGCAGCAATTTTATCCCGGCGACCTTCATGCTGCCGATTTCCGTTGCAGTCGCCAAGCTGTCTGCCGACTACCGTCTGCAGGATTTGACGGTCCTGGACGCGCCTGAGTTCCGTCCGCACGTCATCACCGGCAAGTTCTGGCAGGGCTGGAGGCATTATGGCCAGCCCACGTTTGTGACCTTTAACGGTCGGGGTTACGATCTGCCGGTTCTGGAACTGGCCGCGTATCGCTACGGGATCACATTGCCGGAATGGTTTAATGTGGAAGCCCGCAGTTTTGATCAGTCCCGTAATCGTTACAATACCACCGCTCACATTGATTTAATGGATCTGTTTTCCAACTTTGGAGCCGCCCGCATGACAGGGGGGCTGAATCTGCTGGCGAACCTGATCGGCAAGCCGGGCAAGACCGGCATCGACGGATCCAAAGTGCAGGAGATGTACGATACGGGCCAGGTCGATGAAATTAACGATTATTGTCGTTGTGATGTGCTGGATACCTACTTCGTGTTTCTCAGATCACGGGTGTTGACCGGTCATCTGAGTCTGGATGAAGAGCAGGAGATTGTGACCGCCGCGTATCGTTATCTGGAACGGGAAGCCGAGAAAAACGAGAGCAAAGCCTACCAGCATTACCTGGAGCACTGGGGAGACTGGGAGCCGCCGGAAGAATAG